From the genome of Polyodon spathula isolate WHYD16114869_AA chromosome 14, ASM1765450v1, whole genome shotgun sequence, one region includes:
- the LOC121326810 gene encoding glutamate-rich protein 3-like isoform X1: protein MSRPNPGTLAAYNSLTDRHLTGYFSNTRIRRHLQKVGLITRHGRIVPDKEYRYNIMRRDHQKYVRECLAQAIFHKVLDMERCNQIEIKRKLEDFERKERVQRIKVDRSKRYDEDVVPLLSPRPPTAPKNGNAGHSGPEANQSESSEPKSTSSRPCTAPGKIQRPVRLQPIQSNGTAAPARRTFPGSRQKGHSEKTEHHLIYSLDRDARRHIAVTDFASGISPYRLPVINNYVTPVPPPPQKRDRNFKGTSNGTRRGRRLRPTTAPNGIEETKDSAKFHKTSVHSNVAVTMVYFGKSVHLSHDDTDFRDEVKVYQQHCGGENLCVYKGALAEGETFQFVSRRHHGFPFSLTFFLNSMQVDRLSSCCEFKHRKGARLGGKHGHFGIASVEGASPCYRCIIAVGLDKKPTPPPKRIKKEVEKEESTRDRGKEDKSCSEEEMPKEESISNFSLRSPHSEYDVEEENQMELEPKEIEIPEVNDDEKLKDEYDDDFEVDEAKPDAKEENREEADMNGRSPAPSDDERGNSDTRESEYKEKQKHHSGSDDDRASYSDSEVEDSKQGGRRARPSDSSSSLYSSSSSRKDSESDSEGGKDDVKKEEIKVLNTEPRSVSESANDVEDEVKNEQAVSDNDKEQHTHEEAKQIEGAENIETNDQVSAEYQQTGEVPRESAGLTVSERNEAVEQTDSMYRPESAKDKGGITDSKPEAQTETAVFAEPAEAEKQGSAKSVKEKIADAIINEARCSSEPEPSDSSTDEDDETTRQARKSYIIHIDNEAEDAVAFSLMQMKNQEESAVNPDEALVKEDQTELAKDTEMKEDESPEEAQKATQSVGDNHDEENKAEETDPKAKIDKTETEVKLGESGANVEPETKAEETEAEANIYEVDSDTKTEQTEPEVKTEQTEPEVKTEKKEHETKAVEAQPEAKTEQTEPEGKTEKKEHETQTEQTEPEVKTEQTEPEVKTEQTEPEAKTEQTEPEGKTEKKEHEVKTEQTEPEVKTEQTEPEVKTEQTEPEAKTEQTEPEGKTEKKEHETQTEQTEPEVKTEQTEPEVKTEQTEPEGKTEQTEPEVKTEQTEPEVKTEKKEHEVKTEQTEPEAKTEQTEPEVKTEKKEHEVKTEQTEPEVKTEQTEPEAKTEQTEPEVKTEQTEPEAKAEQTEHEGKTEQTEPEVKTEQTEPEVKTEQTEPEVKTEQTEPEGKTEQTEPEGKTEQTEPEGKTEQTEPEAKTEQTEPEGKTEQTEPEVKTEQTEPEGKTEQTEPEGKIEMEPEANTLEAEPEAKTVETELEAKIVEPESKSKTVETESKANTEAEAESKTEEAEAYTETLKEEPDAKIEETETKAVEKDPESKTEEAKTEKTGFEAKTVEDKPEAQTKETETKIAEEESEGQAEETQPEAKVMDAESVYKEPKAESEKTEAEVVESETEAKVGEAGPETMTVEVQPEAKAEETESGAKVEEAGVKRAEEVGEVIPEIKAGEVAPGDKVTEMEIKAEEAKSESKAEEVGTEGKAREAVPQAKAKEEASEANVKDTEDIISEIKVQEIKTKSEIHLVEDTGAGVDIKTEEAKSKPKIAKAESEAQATKLETMVKVESEHETQVENAEAVLKVQEGGSETNVAKGDTDAKADEVKDKVGEAEHMPETKIEEIESGVKAEEIKAIAVKEELKPVEKSKTDAKVDEAKSDAKVEEVESDAKAEEAETNSKEEEAETDAKVEEAKSDAKVEEVESDAKIEEVESDAKVEEAETDAKVEEAKSDAKVEETKSDAKVEEAETDGKVEETETNAKVEEAKSDAKVEETKSDAKEEEAETDGKEEEAETNAKVGEAETDAKVEEAKSDAKVEEVESDAKVEETKSDAKVKEAETDGKVEETETDAKVEEAKSDAKVEEVETSAKVEEAETDGKVENIETNAKVEETETDAKVEEAESHAKVEEADANDKVEEAANDAKVEEAESDAKVGEAETDAKVEEAESGDKVEEAESDAKVEEVETIAKVEKAESDAKVEEVETIAKVEEAESGDKVEAVETIAKVEEAESGDKVEEAENHAKVEEAETNGKVEETETDAKIGEAETDGKVEEAKSDAKVEEAETDAKVEEAETDAKVEEAETDAKVGEAETNAKVEEAESGDKVEEAETSAKVEEAESGDKVEEADTNDKVEEIETDTKVEEAESDDKVEEIETNAKVEETEADAKVEEAEPSGKVEKIETNAKVEEAETDAKVEEAETGAKVEEAETDGKVENIETNAKVEETETDAKVEEAESHAKVEEADANDKVEEAANDAKVEEAESDAKVGEAETSAKIEEADTNDKGEEIETDTKVKEADTNDKVEEAETDVKVEETETDAKVEGTETGATVEEADINDKVEEADTNDKVEEVETDAKVEEADAKVEKAKSEATIEKDEAKAEEGEPEAIAKELYVKVEEADCKAPEAQPAAKTLVPEPDDEVKERETLAKEEMALSEVKVETAEAIEAVESDKHTEASSEAKAEEADVKEAKADPEIVTKANIVADSDDKAVNTFKSGTKEGKTENVDNTESVESGAEAAEAKVKETEAEADYDCKLKEAEQHESESETKVENIKSGDVKEQSTGKIQNGFETKKPGIVDYETSVEEINTSLESDNNLKREENKMDRYALEKE, encoded by the exons ATGAGTCGCCCAAACCCCGG AACACTTGCTGCGTACAACAGTCTAACGGATAGACACCTGACTGGGTATTTCAGTAACACAAGAATAAGGAGACATCTTCAGAAAGTTGGACTG ATTACAAGACATGGAAGAATTGTACCAGACAAAGAGTACAGATATAACATAATGAGGAGGGATCATCAAAAATATGTGCGAGAATGTCTAGCACAAGCCATCTTTCACAAGGTGCTTGACATGGAG AGATGCAATCAAATCGAGATCAAAAGGAAATTAGAAGATTTTGAACGCAAAGAACGGGTGCAGAGGATCAAG GTGGATCGATCAAAGAGATACGATGAAGATGTTGTCCCTTTACTCTCCCCACGACCACCAACTGCCCCCAAAAATGGCAATGCCGGACACTCTGGACCTGAGGCTAATCAGTCTGAATCTTCAGAACCC aagTCTACTTCCTCTCGACCGTGCACTGCACCTGGAAAAATACAAAGGCCTGTTCGCTTGCAGCCCATACAGAGCAATGGCACTGCAGCACCTGCCAGAAGGACATTTCCAGGCTCCAGACAGAAGGGCCACAGTGAGAAGACAGAACACCATTTAATCTATTCG CTTGACAGAGATGCAAGGAGGCATATTGCCGTGACAGATTTTGCCAGTGGAATCTCCCCTTACCGACTTCCAGTTATTAACAATTATGTAACTCCAGTTccacctcccccccaaaaaagggaCAGAAACTTTAAAGGAACCTCAAATGGAACGAGAAGGGGTAGAAGACTACGACCTACAACTGCACCAAATGGAATTGAAGAAACGAAG GATTCTGCTAAATTCCACAAGACATCTGTGCACAGTAACGTTGCTGTCACCATGGTGTATTTCGGAAAGAGTGTTCATTTGTCTCATGATGATACGGACTTTAGAGATGAAGTTAAAGTTTACCAGCAGCACTGTGGTGGAGAAAATCTCTGTGTTTACAAAGGAGCACTCGCAGAAGGAG AAACTTTTCAGTTTGTCTCCAGACGCCACCATGGTTTTCCTTTCAGTCTTACCTTTTTCCTGAATTCAATGCAAGTTGATCGGCTCAGTTCCTGCTGCGAGTTTAAACATCGTAAAGGCGCTAGATTGGGAGGAAAACATGGGCACTTTGGCATTGCCAGTGTCGAAGGAGCTTCCCCTTGCTACAG ATGTATCATTGCTGTGGGTTTAGATAAGAAACCCACCCCTCCGCCAAAACGGATAAAAAAAGAAGTAGAAAAAGAGGAGTCGACTAGAGATCGGGGTAAAGAAGACAAGAGCTGCAGTGAGGAAGAGATGCCTAAAGAAGAGAGCATATCAAATTTCTCCTTGAGATCTCCGCACAGTGAATATGATGTAGAGGAGGAAAATCAGATGGAATTAGAACCCAAAGAGATTGAGATACCTGAAGTTAATGACGATGAAAAATTAAAGGATG AATATGATGACGATTTTGAAGTAGATGAAGCGAAGCCTGATGCAAAAGAAGAGAACAGAGAAGAGGCTGACATGAATGGAAGGTCACCAGCCCCCTCTGATGATGAAAGGGGTAATTCTGATACAAGGGAGAGCGAATATAAAGAGAAACAGAAGCACCATTCTGGCAGTGATGATGATAGAGCCAGCTACTCTGACAGTGAGGTGGAGGATAGCAAACAAG GTGGCAGGAGAGCAAGGCCATCTGACTCATCTAGTAGCTTGTATTCTTCAAGCAGCAGCAGAAAAGATTCAGAAAGTGACAGTGAAGGGGGAAAAGATGAtgtgaaaaaagaagaaatcaaaGTACTCAATACTGAACCAAGAAGTGTATCGGAGTCAGCAAATGACGTGGAGGACGAGGTAAAAAATGAGCAGGCTGTATCTGACAATGACAAAGAACAACATACCCACGAAGAGGCGAAACAAATCGAGGGTGCTGAGAATATAGAAACCAACGATCAGGTTTCTGCAGAGTACCAACAAACTGGTGAGGTACCAAGGGAGAGTGCTGGGCTCACTGTTTCTGAAAGAAATGAAGCTGTTGAACAAACAGACAGCATGTATCGGCCAGAGAGTGCAAAAGACAAGGGTGGCATTACAGATTCAAAACCAGAGGCGCAAACCGAGACAGCTGTTTTTGCTGAACCTGCTGAAGCTGAAAAACAGGGTAGTG CCAAATCAGTAAAGGAGAAAATTGCTGATGCTATAATAAACGAGGCACGTTGCAGTTCTGAACCAGAACCAAGTGATTCCAGCACTGATGAGGATGATGAAACGACAAGACAAGCAAGAAAatcatatataatacatattg ATAATGAAGCGGAAGATGCAGTAGCCTTTTCATTAATGCAGATGAAAAATCAAGAAGAATCAGCAGTAAACCCTGATGAAGCACTTGTTAAAGAGGATCAAACTGAATTGGCTAAAGACACTGAAATGAAAGAAGATGAATCCCCAGAAGAAGCTCAGAAAGCAACGCAATCTGTAGGAGATAATCATGATGAGGAGAATAAGGCAGAAGAGACCGATCCCAAAGCTAAAATAGATAAGACTGAGACTGAAGTTAAACTAGGTGAGTCAGGGGCTAATGTAGAGCCTGAGACAAAGGCAgaagagacagaggcagaggctAACATATATGAAGTAGACAGTGACACTAAGACAGAACAGACTGAGCCTGAGGTTAAGACAGAACAGACTGAGCCTGAGgttaagacagaaaaaaaagagcaTGAGACTAAGGCAGTGGAGGCACAGCCTGAGGCTAAGACAGAACAGACTGAGCCTGAAGGTAAGACAGAAAAGAAAGAGCATGAGACTCAGACAGAACAGACTGAGCCTGAGGTTAAGACAGAACAGACTGAGCCTGAGGTTAAGACAGAACAGACTGAGCCTGAGGCTAAGACAGAACAGACTGAGCCTGAAGGTAAGACAGAAAAGAAAGAGCATGAGGTTAAGACAGAACAGACTGAGCCTGAGGTTAAGACAGAACAGACTGAGCCTGAGGTTAAGACAGAACAGACTGAGCCTGAGGCTAAGACAGAGCAGACTGAGCCTGAAGGTAAGACAGAAAAGAAAGAGCATGAGACTCAGACAGAACAGACTGAGCCTGAGGTTAAGACAGAACAGACTGAGCCTGAGGTTAAGACAGAACAGACTGAGCCTGAAGGTAAGACAGAACAGACTGAGCCTGAGGTTAAGACAGAACAGACTGAGCCTGAGGTTAAGACAGAAAAGAAAGAGCATGAGGTTAAGACAGAACAGACTGAGCCTGAGGCTAAGACAGAACAGACTGAGCCTGAGGTTAAGACAGAAAAGAAAGAGCATGAGGTTAAGACAGAACAGACTGAGCCTGAGGTTAAGACAGAACAGACTGAGCCTGAGGCTAAGACAGAACAGACTGAGCCTGAGGTTAAGACAGAACAGACTGAGCCTGAGGCTAAGGCAGAACAGACTGAGCATGAGGGTAAGACAGAACAGACTGAGCCTGAGGTTAAGACAGAACAGACTGAGCCTGAGGTTAAGACAGAACAGACTGAGCCTGAGGTTAAGACAGAACAGACTGAGCCTGAGGGTAAGACAGAACAGACTGAGCCTGAAGGTAAGACAGAACAGACTGAGCCTGAAGGTAAGACAGAACAGACTGAGCCTGAGGCTAAGACAGAACAGACTGAGCCTGAAGGTAAGACAGAACAGACTGAGCCTGAGGTTAAGACAGAACAGACTGAGCCTGAAGGTAAGACAGAACAGACTGAGCCTGAGGGTAAGATAGAAATGGAGCCTGAGGCTAATACATTGGAAGCAGAGCCTGAGGCTAAGACAGTGGAGACAGAGCTTGAGGCTAAAATAGTGGAGCCAGAGTCTAAGTCTAAGACAGTGGAGACAGAATCTAAGGCTAACACAGAAGCAGAGGCAGAGTCTaagacagaagaggcagaggcatacactgagacactgaagGAAGAGCCTGATGCTAAGATAGAAGAAACTGAGACTAAAGCAGTAGAGAAAGATCCTGAGAGTAAGACAGAGGAGGCGAAGACAGAAAAGACAGGATTTGAGGCCAAGACAGTGGAGGATAAGCCTGAAGCTCAGACAAAAGAAACTGAGACTAAAATAGCAGAGGAAGAATCTGAGGGTCAGGCAGAAGAGACACAGCCTGAGGCAAAGGTAATGGATGCAGAATCTGTGTATAAAGAGCCTAAGGCTGAGTCGGAAAAGACTGAGGCTGAAGTAGTAGAGTCAGAGACTGAGGCTAAGGTAGGGGAGGCAGGGCCTGAGACTATGACAGTGGAGGTACAGCCTGAGGCTAAGGCAGAAGAGACAGAGTCTGgagctaaagtagaagaggcagGTGTTAAAAGAGCAGAAGAGGTAGGAGAGGTCATTCCAGAGATAAAGGCAGGAGAAGTAGCACCTGGAGATAAAGTAACAGAGATGGAAATTAAAGCAGAAGAAGCTAAAAGTGAGTCTAAGGCTGAAGAGGTGGGGACTGAAGGTAAAGCAAGAGAAGCAGTGCCCCAGGCTAAGGCAAAAGAGGAAGCATCTGAGGCTAATGTAAAAGATACAGAAGATATTATCTCTGAGATTAAAGTACAAGAGATAAAAACTAAATCTGAGATACATCTGGTTGAAGATACAGGAGCTGGTGTAGATATCAAAACAGAAGAGGCAAAATCTAAGCCTAAAATAGCGAAGGCAGAATCTGAAGCACAAGCGACAAAACTAGAAACAATGGTAAAGGTAGAGTCAGAGCATGAGACTCAAGTAGAAAATGCAGAGGCTGTGCTCAAGGTACaagagggagggagtgagacTAATGTAGCAAAGGGAGACACTGATGCTAAAGCAGACGAGGTTAAGGATAAAGTAGGAGAGGCAGAGCATATGCCTGAGACTAAAATAGAAGAAATTGAGTCTGGGGTAAAAGCAGAGGAAATTAAAGCTATAGCAGTAAAGGAAGAACTAAAACCTGTAGAAAAGTCTAAAACTGATGCTAAAGTAGATGAGGCTAAAagtgatgctaaagtagaagaggttGAAAGTGATGCTAAAGCAGAAGAGGCTGAAACCAATAGTAAAGAAGAAGAGGCTGAAAccgatgctaaagtagaagaggctaaaagtgatgctaaagtagaagaggttGAAAGTGATGCTAAAATAGAAGAGGTTGAAagtgatgctaaagtagaagaggctgaaaccgatgctaaagtagaagaggctaaaagtgatgctaaagtagaagagactAAAagtgatgctaaagtagaagaggctgaaaccgATGGTAAAGTAGAAGAGACTGAAACcaatgctaaagtagaagaggctaaaagtgatgctaaagtagaagagactAAAAGTGATGCTAAAGAAGAAGAGGCTGAAACCGATGGTAAAGAAGAAGAGGCTGAAACCAATGCTAAAGTAGGAGAGGCTGAAactgatgctaaagtagaagaggctaaaagtgatgctaaagtagaagaggttGAAagtgatgctaaagtagaagagactAAAAGTGATGCTAAAGTAAAAGAGGCTGAAACCGATGGTAAAGTAGAAGAGACTGAAAccgatgctaaagtagaagaggctaaaagtgatgctaaagtagaagaggttGAAACCagtgctaaagtagaagaggctgaaaccgATGGTAAAGTAGAAAACATTGAAACtaatgctaaagtagaagagactgaaactgatgctaaagtagaagaggctgaaagtcatgctaaagtagaagaggcagATGCTAATgataaagtagaagaggctgcaaacgatgctaaagtagaagaggctgaaagtGATGCTAAAGTAGGAGAGGCTGAAactgatgctaaagtagaagaggctgaaagtGGTgataaagtagaagaggctgaaagtgatgctaaagtagaagaggttGAAACCATTGCTAAAGTAGAAAAGGCTGAAagtgatgctaaagtagaagaggttGAAACCattgctaaagtagaagaggctgaaagtGGTGATAAAGTAGAAGCGGTTGAAACCattgctaaagtagaagaggctgaaagtGGTgataaagtagaagaggctgaaaaccatgctaaagtagaagaggctgaaaccaATGGTAAAGTAGAAGAGACTGAAACTGATGCTAAAATAGGAGAGGCTGAAACCGATGGTAAAGTAGAAGAGGCTAAAagtgatgctaaagtagaagaggctgaaaccgatgctaaagtagaagaggctgaaactgatgctaaagtagaagaggctgaaaccgATGCTAAAGTAGGAGAGGCTGAAACcaatgctaaagtagaagaggctgaaagtGGTgataaagtagaagaggctgaaaccagtgctaaagtagaagaggctgaaagtGGTgataaagtagaagaggctgataCTAATGATAAAGTAGAAGAGATTGAAACTGAtactaaagtagaagaggctgaaagtGATGATAAAGTAGAAGAGATTGAAACTAATGCTAAAGTCGAAGAGACTGAAgctgatgctaaagtagaagaggctgaaccCAGTGGTAAAGTAGAAAAGATTGAAACtaatgctaaagtagaagaggctgaaactgatgctaaagtagaagaggctgaaactgGTGccaaagtagaagaggctgaaaccgATGGTAAAGTAGAAAACATTGAAACtaatgctaaagtagaagagactgaaactgatgctaaagtagaagaggctgaaagtcatgctaaagtagaagaggcagATGCTAATgataaagtagaagaggctgcaaacgatgctaaagtagaagaggctgaaagtGATGCTAAAGTAGGAGAGGCTGAAACCAGTGCTAAAATAGAAGAGGCTGATACTAATGATAAAGGAGAAGAGATTGAAACTGATACTAAAGTAAAAGAGGCTGATACCAATgataaagtagaagaggctgaaactgATGTTAAAGTAGAAGAGACTGAAactgatgctaaagtagaagggACTGAAACTGGTGCTACAGTAGAAGAGGCTGATATTAACgataaagtagaagaggctgataCTAACGATAAAGTAGAAGAGGTTGAAAccgatgctaaagtagaagaagCTGATGCTAAAGTTGAAAAGGCAAAGTCTGAGGCTACAATAGAAAAGGATGAGGCTAAGGCAGAAGAAGGGGAGCCTGAGGCGATAGCAAAAGAGCTGTATGTTAAAGTAGAAGAGGCAGATTGTAAAGCACCAGAAGCACAGCCTGCAGCTAAAACATTAGTGCCAGAGCCAGATGATGAagtaaaagagagagagacattggCTAAAGAAGAAATGGCACTGTCTGAGGTAAAAGTAGAAACGGCTGAGGCTATAGAAGCAGTAGAGTCAGATAAGCACACAGAGGCATCATCTGAGGCTAAGGCAGAAGAGGCAGATGTTAAAGAAGCAAAGGCAGACCCAGAAATAGTCACTAAGGCTAACATAGTGGCTGATTCAGATGATAAGGCAGTGAATACGTTTAAATCTGGGACTAAAGAAGGAAAGACAGAGAATGTGGATAATACAGAAAGTGTGGAGTCTGGAGCTGAAGCAGCTGAAGCTAAAGTGAAAGAGA